In the Fusarium falciforme chromosome 6, complete sequence genome, aaaaaagtttaatatacttaataagtaagctatatagataagtaagctatataaaaatcccttatcttatatcttctctatttaattaattaattccttactacctagtatattataatctaatagaGAGGCTAaggtcctttttgccctttaagcctattaaaataacctaaaacttagtctttaatatattatattaatttattaagttaattataataccctctatacttaataaaataatatctaagcctaagctaatattatccctaaattatataagctatttaaattaaaaaaagagatttttatttattttatttttaatttagatttataaggattttcttcttagctttataatataaaaaaaataactaattaattacttattaattataatatattattaattaatatatattaggcttataactttattaaataatacctagaccttaagatatatttcttttataaatataattattaaaaaactaagtataaagatttaattattatttataattaattttagcttataataaatataattataaaatataatatttaattaaataatatctataactttaataagattagcttttttataagtataattataaataaaataattattataagtataaaaaggtatttaaagctaaaattaatataacttaaaaactaaaaataaattataattatttaagtaattaatataaaagactaagtaatttagttatttattattaatataagctaatattaccttattaattaatattaaaaaagtaatttcttaggtaattaagctattataataacttaaaatagctagattaataataagactaattttaaataacttaaatactttaattaatatataattaattaatttattaatttttattattttttaattcttaataattataaaaattattattttattaaatttaaaaaatattataaaaaaaaaattatttagctttatatattactttatttatcttatttattttagtctcttaatattaaatactttaatatattaaaataagcttataattaagaaataaagtaattaattaaatactttataatttatattttaaagactaagttctttttagctttttatattatatataaagctattataataaaaagaaatattaaaagggcttttaaaaaaattaatcttatttctcttaacttagaaactataatcttaaagcttaatatttaattatagatattaatactagttaaggaagtaattaaattattaattccttaggctttaaagaccttaaagattatacttaaggcctaattttagtctaaataccttaaaagatagattaaaaggtattaaaatagctctctagagttaattcttaaagtattaaagtctcttataaaggaaataaaggtaattatatataagatagtacTTATAAGGGCAGAGGTCTAAGgcctttaataagtaaataaaatactaaattagCGCTAAAGAGTaaaaaggattatattataaaaaaaagaaataataataataaaaaaaaaataagtaattaattaattaaatataaatatataaataataactaaattattaagaaataataattaaaaaagattaattaagctaagtatttagtaatataatatttataataagcctaggtataatataaggacctattaagtaataattaagatatctaaggaaaagtataataagtagatttaattaattaaatagtttatagtctttttataatagtttcTATTTAGGGGGGTAaagaaaagtatatagcttacttatctatatagcttacttattaagtatattatataagaatattatagtatattatattattataatactaatatattaatattaattcttatattaaaaggcattaaatataatagtataattatatataaaattatatttctttaattaagttatcttaatttattcttaggtattttataatattaaattactttttaatttatagatttataaaatatttttagtttatataatattaagaattaataatatttaaaaagtaaatttagtttaattattcttatattataaagatatataaagattttaataataattattataaaaaatttagtatttatatttaaatcttattaaaacttaaaaaatatttaagtattaaatataaattttttattatatagtattaagaaataaataaataaataaattaaatatataaattttatataaaaataatacttttaatattattagaaatataagttatttaattaaataaagaaattatttattttttaattaatttataatatatttataattagagaaataattataataatacgtAACTAAaacttaaagtattttttaataatttcttaataattaaaaattataattattaatttaaaaataatttttataaactattaagtataaaatatataaaactaaaaataaaacttatttttattaaaattaataacttatattattaaaagaaatttaaattattaagtattttaaaaaaaacatataatttaatttataataaaacttataaaaataaaataataatatataaccttaattataaatatatttaattataaaaaaaataaaaaaaacttaatatataattatatataatacttattatataatatttaatttaaatatatattttatattttttatataatttaatatataatattatataagctaaattaatattaaacctaagataaaagttaaaaatttatataataattttaataaataatatttaaaaaagaaaaaattaattataaaataataattcttattaagtaataagattttataaatatataaaatataaaaactttattttaatattttattaatatttaatatcttttaagaaattctttattaataatattaaaattaatattttttaatttatatataaatatatttaaaaccttaaaaatattatatatttataatttatatatcttatataaaataactaacaACCTTActtctatttataaaataccttattattaaaaaagtcttttataaataaaattttaggaaaataaccttaaaagatataagcctagaatTTCTATACCCTATActatagcttatgcgcttTCCTTTAGAGAGcctatctaagtaatatctacttagataagcaagatataaggGAGTATTAATATTGCCTCTTTTgggcttatttccctttttgGAAGCTCACGTGATCTCGGACTTAGGTCTTTATtgagttgggggaaatgggtgctaagccgttttgggctattgggcaatttcttgtacgtagaaaaggagtcagaggccttagaccttcgaccatcatcatcttcttcaccaatcaagtcgagaaaggggagctttggggctctcttttctggcgtgattattattactatcaaTTGATTagttgcccttattattttctatgaCATTAAGATCACGGAAAAGTGTGTAAAATCCCTCTTCGAAAAGTCACTGAAAGAAAGACGCATCAGAAGATTTTTTAGCTATGTGGTTGGTGTGTTCTGTTTTCTCCAacaaattattataagcccgATAACGCTGTTTCCTTCtaaagggtatttcctatccggttttaaatatcttagtttaaaaccctgTAGgttttaacttttattatgctataactcagcttctagttatccgttATTAGCAAagctaatagggttttaaagcccggaattagagctatctgatgatattacttttatctgaaccgggctaatagattctaAGCAATctactatataagctatatatccTCTCGTAGAAATAGCTCGTTACatctttaactaatataagtaataagaacaCCGATCAGCAGCTAGTCTTCTCTATTCTAACCCTATACTATATTTGCCCCACTTTTACTACCCTTTGATtccttacctagctaatttGCTTTCTATAAGGACTAGTTCCACTGCCTATTTACCTCCTATCtctattacctaccctatagacTTTGAAGACTATTTTTCCtctattttttagtcttttatactattatactcttttatataaaagctaccttagctattaattataagtttaattaaagttattaacttattaagtcATAGGGGTGACttaagaggaagaaaaaaggttttaattataaaggtagaAAGGTTTAGGTTATTGCTAGTGGGATAAGTTCATAGGAGGGTTATAGCGAGATTTGGGTAGATTAgagcttaaatataatatctcagCAGATTACTAAACTTTGGCTTATACACCTTAACTTTGAACATAATGCCTGTTTAAGCACAGCGTGACGATTCCCTTTGTTAATATAAACTCAGCATGGCCGGTTTATCTCTTAGACTTAACCCGACTGTTCTACTTCCCATACTTTAAAGGATTTCCATATACCTTTAGTAAGCgcatactttatataaagtaaatatatctaataaaaaatataatatattccttctTAATACCCTATAATACCCCTCATACCTCGCGTCCTTGTAAAATTTCTCTCACTCCAGTGTAAGAATTTCTCCCATATGCAAACCAGCTTACTACCGCTGCCAATCCCCCACCTCCCAATACCACGGGTGCATAATTCATATTCACTGGTGTAACTGGATATAGGGTTGGGAAGCAAACAAAAATGGTGATGTAGATAGACCAACACAAGGCGGCGGCCGCGATGGGCCTATGCCAGCGCCCCAGAGTAAATCCTCCCCGTGGCAACTTGCAGTACTTGAATCCCCATACCACGTTGATCAAGATTGGGAAGCCGTaggagatgatcaaggcgaCCGTGGTGGCGGAAGAGATGCCGTAGTAGGCCGTTGCGTTGCCGATGTAGATGAGGCTTAAGGCTGATATCAGACCCCAAGTGAGCATAATGGCACGTACGGGcaccttggtcttctcaTCAATGTGTGAAAAATATGCTGGCAGGCCGCCGTCTCGCGCAAAAGACCAGATGATCCTCGAGGTGGCCGAGATGACACTCGTGCCTGTCCCGCAAAAGGATATAATGGGAAGAAACGACGTAAGGCCAATGGTAGCTGCTTGGTTTCCACCGGAAACGTTGTAGTAGAGCTGTACGAACGGGCTGATTCGTCCGACAGGGCCGGAAAGGACGCCTTGCACATCAACGAAACAGAATGCGACTGCAATGACCCAGGGGAAAGTGGCCAAGCCGCTTACTGCAATGTTGGCAATCACTACCGTGTATCAGTAAATGCAAGATTCTTCCGCTTTCTTGGAAGAGCCACTCACTGGTCCTTGGCAGATTTCGCGCTGCACTGGTCATCTCCTCGGCCATGTGCGTAGAGCTATCCCAGCCGACAAAACTGACAGCCGAGGTCAAGAGACCAATTGACCAAGCAATCTGCACTCATCTGATCAATACTGTAGTTCACCTGAGTGGCAGCAATCTGATGCTTACCCCGTCGCTCTCCCACCCGCTCAAGTTTGTAAAGTCTTTGAAGACATATTCAGCCGAATTCTTGGGAGTTACATGTACAAGAAGGTAGATGGAGGTAGCAAAATACCCAACCGTATGTGCAAAcatggcgatgaagatgactcGATGAAGGCGCTTGATCTCGAAGATGGCGAATAGCGTAAATACGGTCGTGAGGCCGACGACAAGCTTTCAGCCAGGATTAGCTGGTAGTAAGAGTTCGCCCAGTGACACTTACCAGCGACGTATGCCATCTCTCGTAGACATAGGTGTCACTAAAGAGGATAGCCCAGGCCTGGATCTGCATGGCCGTGGCAAAGATGCCGGCGAGTGAGCAGGTCACCCACCCCAGCATGGTGATCCAGCCCGCAAACCAGGCAAATATCCTCCGGTACTTTGGCGGAGCTAGCTTGGCAACATAGTGGTACTGGCCTGACTGTGTTAGTATCGGGCAACAATACCATGGATGTGAAGAGAAAGGCGCCCTTTCTTCTTGTGGAAGCGACCCTTGAAGGGACAGAAAGCAATTCAGATGGTGGTACTGACCTCCCGCTGTAGGAATCATGCCAGAATATTCGGCAAGGCACATGGCTATGAGCATAGTCCCAACAGCCGAGGCTACAAAGCCCCAGACGAAGCTGGAACTACCGCCACTGGTCAATGCTTGAGCCGATGCAGACGAGATGGCTTCCCATGTGACGCTGGTGCAAAAGGACATGAATAGTAAGGACCAGGTGTTGAAGTTGCGCTCAAGCCCAGAGGACTCGAAACCAACGTCGTGGAGCttggcatcgtcgtcgtcagctGTAGGCCGCTTGTCCAAGATGCTGCCATCGCTGGGCTCCTTCTTCGTGAATGAGTTAGCCATTGCTTCTGTATCTTACTATGCCGGTGATTTCTTGTGTTTAGAGACTGTAACGGCGGGGATCCGACTCATATTATGCCAGAACGCCCAATGCCAGGTAGCGGATTAATTCTTATCAATCCTGTTCAAGTAATTGGTGACACCTTCCCCGCGCTTTGGTACACAAGCCAATGTCACCCGCCGTTGCAGTGCGTGCATTCCCCACAGAGTTCGAGATCTAGACTAGACCATCTGCCGCCGGCCTCTTCCAGGGTACGTACGCCATGTTCCGAGGTTCCGAAACCCCCCTCCTCTGCCCAAGACCAGACGGATCTAACTCAACAGCCAATCAGCTATAATTCCTTGCACTCATGTCATGGTGCTAAGAGTTGGTGCCGTTGGGTCATGCCACCTCGAGTGCGGAGCGACTTGTGGAGTCTGGCTGAGCGAATAGGAAAATAAACCGGAAAGAGGCCAGGAAGGACTTTCCTTAGTATGATCTCAAACGCTAGATGTAAGTACTCCTTGACTGCAGCGAGCGGGAGTCTAGCTCTACAAGCTTCTCCGCATTCGAAGAGATTTATGGTCCTGCCATTGTCCTCATCGTCTTGCCATGTCCTTGCCAGACTGTTTCTAAACGGTAGTCAAGTTCATCATGGCAGTAACTACTCTACCATCGTCTTGGTTCCGTAGCCCTGACTTCTATCAACTCGAGCGCCGGGCTGTCTTTTCCAAGACGTGGCTGATTGTCTCGCACAAGTCGCAGTTTGCCGAGCCTGGCCAGTACGCCCGCTATGAGGTTGCAGGCTATCCCTTTTTCATCGTCTGCGACCGACAGGGCAACATCAATGCTTTCCTAAACGTTTGCCGCCATAGAGCGTTCCCTATAGTCCACCAAGAGAGCGGAAAAGCAAGCATCCTGGCCTGCAAGTACCACGGTAAGCTCCCGAACCACTGATACATATCAGGAACTGACTGTTTCAGGTTGGAGCTATGGCTTCAAGGGAAACCTCGCCAAAGCGCCGCGGTTTGACAAGGTGCCGGCGGACCAGTTCAACAAGGATGAGTTTTCACTCTTCAAAGTCCATCTTCATATTGACCGGCTCGGGTTTATCTGGGTCAACCTGGATTCATCCGACACGCCCAATATCAGCTGGGAAGAGCAGTTCCAGGGCATCGACACCCAGGAAAGAATAACCAATGTCTACAACATGGACGACTACGTATTCGACCATACTTGGTCGCTCGATGGATGCGACTTTAACTGGAAGACACTGGTTGAGAATTACAACGAGGTGAGTTCTGGTATACGGTATTGGCTTGGAGGTGTGCTGACAGGTGCCGTGCATAGTGTTATCACTGCTCTACAGCCCATCCGGGAATTGCACCTCATATTAAGAAGGATACCAAGTTTGACGTTGATCCAAAGCTGTGCTACATTCGCCACCTCGGTGAAGACATGGAGGCTGGCAATATTGTAGCCAGTCCAACATACATGTTCCCCAACTCATCCGTCACCATGTCTCGGCACTTCTTCTACATGATGTTCATCATACCTACCTCGGCCACGACATCTCGTGTGCGTTACGAAGTCTACCGAAACAAGCACTCATCCGAAGAGGACTTCAAGGCAGAGGTCGAGTTTTTTAAGCAGGTCGAGAATGAGGACAAATGGCTCGGTAACAACGCTCAAGTGGGACTCAACAGCGATACATACACAGCTGGGCCACTTCATCCGTACATGGAGAGGGCTGTTGAGTACTTTGAAGGAGTCCTCAGGTCAATGCTGAAGAAACAttcagaggaggagaagagtcaAAGCAGAGAGTTGTGGCCTGCGAGGCGGACTCTTGCAGGCTCTCAGctagaggaggacgaggcatTTTGCCGTGGAGTATGCGAATCGGCCAAGAACGCTGAAACTCTCGCATGGTAGGTTGCGAGATGGCTTTTCATTGTCAGTGAGCAGTTCGCAATGGCTGCGGTTCCTAGGTCCTAGTTAGTGGCACAAGTAAGACTCGAatattcctttttttttccccatGTACCTTTGAACGGAGTGCCAATGAAACGAGGGTACTAAGAATAGATGGAGACGGCGGTCTCAGGGAATTAGTCGCAGTACTCGATGTCGGGTGTAGCCTTGGGCGCTGAACGAGCTACGTCCGCCAGATAAGTTGTCAAGACTGTCAAAGGAAATACACTTCATGCCAATATTGATCCGGCCGAGAGGTTACAGCTAACTAATACATGCCCTTATACCCAACTATTTCTACGCACTCCAAGCGTGACAAACGGGCATTTCAAGGACAGTTGTGTTACAAACGTTGTAAAAGTCTCTCGTATCCTCTCTATTGCTGCTGGCACATTTCAATGTAATGTGAAATTCATCACGTTGATGCCACATACTTGATGCACTCACCCCCAACAGCCTTTTCACTTGCGGGGGCGGACATTGACTATCAATCCTTCCTGCTGAGTGAACCAACGGTTCACAAAGGTAAGCGGGCCGACCCCTTCTGCCAGCTCCAAGTCATACTTCAACAAGAGTGTAGCCACCAGTTTGGTCGTCTCCATTATGCTGATGTGCTTACCGCTGCAGGTATGAGTACCATGTCCAAAAGCAAAAAAGGATCGGTTCATGCGTCGAAGTGCGTCTTCATCTGCGTGCCCTTCTCCGATGATCCATCTCTCTGGCTTGAAGCAGTCAGGCTCGGGGAACACGTCTGGATCTCTATGTAGTACCCATGGAGACATTCCAACTTGAACATTCGCCTTCAATTTGTAATCGCCGACCAATGCTCCACCCTCAGGGACCGAGCGAGACAGAATCTGGCCGACTGAAGGATGTAGCCTCATGCCCTCTTGAATCGCAGCGCGCAGGTATGGTAGCTCGTTGGCACTGGAAAACGAAACTGGGAGACTGAGATTCTTGCGCACGTCAGAAGCCAGTCGGTTGTATGCCTTTCGATCGTTTAAAATGTTGTACATGACCGACCGCATCGCGATAGCTGTCGTGTCGGAACCGGCCGAGATGTTGCCAAATGCATGGGTTACGATCTCACGATCGTTGATCTGGTCTGGTTTCGCTGCCTTGTTCAAGCTTAGGCGGCCGAGGAAGGTCATGGCCGAATTCTCTGACATGCTATCCTTGTGGGAGCGCTCAAGTTCGTTCTGCGACAACGATATCATGGCTTGAGTAGAAGTGTCGCCCTTGGTAAAGTAGCCGACGATCCAGGGGTTGCCCAGAAGGTAGGGATGTAGCCACGCCACATGGCCGAACTGCACGAGCATTTAGCAAGTAGAAACATGCAGCGGATATCAAGCTCTCGGAGGGGGACTTACGATGGCCATGTATGGCGTGAACAAATCAAGCAGGCGGAAGAACCCATGTTGGTCACCCTTGTCAAGATAATTCAAGTCACGGCCAAAAGTCAATCGGCAAACGGCGTCCATGGCAAAATTTTTCATCATATTTCCTAGGTCACAGGATGTTTCAATGTCGGCATGGTTATCGAGTTTGACCAAGAGCCGCTCCATGACATCGTCAACCCAAGGCTCGAATTTAAGTAGTCCGTTCATACTGTAGGCATTCGCTGCATTACGTTTCATGCGTGAATGCAGCAATTTGTTGTTCTGGATGACGAAGGGGTCTGGGACGAGGCCTTGTTCATCATAGACTGCCGAGAGTTCATAAAAGGGAGACTTGAAGAAattggtgttgatgccgtATATCTGATTGATTTGGCCAGGGTCCGAGATGGAAACCAGGTTTGGCGCCAGTCGCACGTATTTGCCATATTTTGCATGCAGTCTCAGGTCATCGAGATGATGTTGGCCCTTGTAGACGGACCACATTCGCGGCAAAGTTGAGACCGAGTTCAGCCACGGTCCTGGGACCTTGGAGAGACCACCCTGGTAGCGGTTTGACACCAGGTACAAGATGAGTATGCTTGGGAGGATCAAGTGCCAGCTGGCAAGGGCGAATTCCAAGAGTTGGGGCGACACCATTTCGAGTTGGGGAGTATTGCCGTTTGTCAAGGCAGATACTGTCAAGACGACGATGGAACAAAGATTCGTTAGTAATCCGGGAGTTTGCCCTGGGGCAATGGGCGGCCAAAGAAAGATACGTCCTAAGCGCAAGCCGTGAAGAGCCAACCACAAGGTTGGCGATTATAAGCTGACCACTCTCTCACCTTGGAACCTTATCTTCTTCGGAATGCTTCCGAGATTGCGGGGTAGGCTAAGATATAGGGATGATGGTTGGTGTGCACCAGGACAAAGCGAATGAGAGAATTTTCCGCACATGTCTCTTTGACGCTATCTTGCGATGGTTGAAGACCCTTCCCGTGTCTTTgttctaaaaaaaaaatgccTTATTGATGAGTGTGTCACTCATCCTTctaatgtgttctttattatagttgaagcccggcccttgatgggttaactgagccagaagaccgtcACTCATCCTTCGACGCCCATCTCACGGCACCAGCACTTCTCCCAACATCACTCCTCCTACAACACTTTGTTTCTACCCCAAACAATGGCCTCCAAACTTTCCGAATACGGCTTCGAGTTCCATAACTGGGCCGGCGGCCAAGAGGGGGCTGACATGTTTGGTTTGAGCCATGCTATGATCGTACCGAAGGATGTCCGCAGGGTAATCCTTAGCGGTCAAGTTGGTATCAAGGACGACGGGACAGTACCCGCAGATCTCGGCGAAGAGATTAGAGAGGCTTTTGAGCATGTCTTGCTGTCTCTTAAAGCTGCAGGTTTGGGGGACGATGCATTTGAACACGTTTACTCGGTTTGTCACGACAGGTTGATATGCCGTCTGTACAACAAGAACTAATTGTGCATCGCCATCCAGGTACAAACATACGAAGTAAGCAAAGATGGGAAAGGAATTGCCCAAGTTTTGGTGCCCATCGCTAGGGAATCCTTCAAGAACACCAAACCTGCCTGGACTGGAGTTGAAGTGAGCGCCTTGTTTCTGCCCAGCTTACATTTGGAGATTCATGTTGAGGCCTACTTGCCAAATTGAATGAGTCTGAGCAAGGATATCAATGGTTGTCTATCTCTACCTATTCTACGATTTCCTCCGTCAAGGGCAGATTACTTCCACAATAGCAAAGAGCACATTCTTTTTATTCCCGGATTCACTGGTGGCTCACCTCGTTGGACTCTGGACTCTAAAAGCCAAGTAGACTTACTGTAGCTGAGTAGACGCCAGTCCAACCTGTTCAGTTCTTGAGGCTTACAAAGGTTCACGAATATCAGGAAATTTCGACTATATTCATGACAACCTTGGGCCTCGCAACTGTCGACATCGCAGGGCAACTTTCAATAGATAAGCCTCCGTCACAGGAATAGGACTTGAGCCTTGAAGACATACTCTCTTAACCACTATCATTAATTACGATGAGTCTGCTATAATACAATCATGCCGGAACGGGCATGGATGCGCCTGCCAACGAAGCTCCAACGTCTTGAGTTTCCTTGATAAACATGTCTTCATAACTGCCACCAGCATCCAGGGCAAGTTCCTCAATAGTCCCCTTCTTTCCGCTCTTGACGTCGGCGGCCAGATGGTCAAAGTGCTTGTCCACCTCCTCAAAAACATTGTACTCAGTGATCCAATCGTAAAATGGAATAATGAGAGACTTGGGATGTTTCTCGACCAGCTCAGGGGTCCAATCCTGCCCGTGGTAGATGTTCCTGGTGGATATCGAGGCTTGATGTATCGTGTGGGATCTGTTGAAACGGATGCGCTCAAGGACCTGGAGAGCCAAGGGAACATCGCCGTTGGCTTTCTGCAGGCACATGGCCGCCACCACGCCATCCTCGACTGCTTGGCATGCTCCTTGGGCTGACGTAGGCAGATGGCAGTGTGCCGCGTCGCCGAGGACCGCGGCCTTTTTGGAGGGTGAGAGCCAGGTAGTCAGAGGGTCTCTCCATACCAGCTTGTAATCTACGAGGCGGTCATCGGGGGTAGCTTCGAGGAATCGTCGCCAGATATTGGGGAACTTGGCCTGATCGAGGTAGCGGGAGACTTCGGCCTTGCTCGTCTTCTCTGACCAGGTCTCACCGATATCGGCTTCATCTTTGTGCGTCAGGACCCAAGCGCAATCCCTGTGCATGCATGTCTGTGTGAGCGATTCCCGCCGACTTGACAATCTGGGGTGTTCATACCTCTGCTGGTTCCATGTATAGATGAAGCCATGCATGTCACGCCCTACCCAGCATCGCACAGTGTCTTGATCGTCCTGAAGCATCTCCTCCAGAGCAGCATGTTCTTTGCGCAGTTCCGGCGTGATTTCGAAGAAGGCGCGGAAGATGGCGTAGCCGCTGTTCACCTTGGACTCGTGCAAGCCAAGCAGGTCCTGGCGGGCCAGTGATTTTGGACCATCACAAGCCAGGACGACATCGCCTAGGATCTTCTCGCCACCTTGGATGAGAACGCCTCGCTCTGCATCGCTGTCTAGGTACTTCTCGACACGCTTGTTGACCTGGACGTCAACGCCAATCTCGACGGCGTAGTCATAGACGATCTCATGCATGGCTCCGCGGTGGCCGGCATAGACATAGAGGAAGTCTGATCCCTGAGGCCAGGGGTCGGACCGCAAGAATTGGTTGCCAGCGTTGAAGAAGTCCATTCGCTCGGCCCTATTGACACCTGCGGCAGCCAGCTTGCGGGCGACCTTTCCCTTTCCCCAGGATTCAAAGACGCGGCCAGCATTGCGAATAAAATCCAGGAGGTCACCCATGGTGCTTGGCCCAGAGTACGCCTCGACCAGGACTGGGTCCATGCCGCGGAGCTTGCACTCAATGGCAGCTGTCAGGCCGCAGAAAccggcgccgacgatgacgactcgAAGTGGCTTTGGTGACATGGTGAAACGGTATCGATCAGGATAGGTATGGTATTGTAGTGTGTTTCCAGCAACTGAGGTTTTCTGCCGTCGGTCACGATGACTTTTGAACAAAGCACCTGGTCCAACGCGTCTCCCAGTCCCGCCATCGGAATGATCAAGCCGATCCAATCAAGAAATAGTCCTGATCTTGAATGGGGCCCCTGATAGCTTCAGGTTGGGGGAGCTACTGTAActaaggaagaagaggggtTGCGCCGGGCTCCGCATGGCCCGTCTCCGAAGGAACCAATCAACCTTTTGGTCCATCAACCAATTGGAATAATCACTCGGCCATACGTACCGAACGGTGCGGTCTTGGGGTTTTGAGTGACACCAAGAGCTCTGTTGGCGGGATTGGCTATATGATGGCAACTGCTTGAATCTGATGGCAAGACGACCATGCCCTTCAAGCCTGGTCTCCTTCAGCACCAAGTCCCTTCTCCCATCCATCGACAACCATGGTGTTCAGAGCCAA is a window encoding:
- a CDS encoding Cytochrome P450 oxidoreductase; amino-acid sequence: MVSPQLLEFALASWHLILPSILILYLVSNRYQGGLSKVPGPWLNSVSTLPRMWSVYKGQHHLDDLRLHAKYGKYVRLAPNLVSISDPGQINQIYGINTNFFKSPFYELSAVYDEQGLVPDPFVIQNNKLLHSRMKRNAANAYSMNGLLKFEPWVDDVMERLLVKLDNHADIETSCDLGNMMKNFAMDAVCRLTFGRDLNYLDKGDQHGFFRLLDLFTPYMAIFGHVAWLHPYLLGNPWIVGYFTKGDTSTQAMISLSQNELERSHKDSMSENSAMTFLGRLSLNKAAKPDQINDREIVTHAFGNISAGSDTTAIAMRSVMYNILNDRKAYNRLASDVRKNLSLPVSFSSANELPYLRAAIQEGMRLHPSVGQILSRSVPEGGALVGDYKLKANVQVGMSPWVLHRDPDVFPEPDCFKPERWIIGEGHADEDALRRMNRSFFAFGHGTHTCSGKHISIMETTKLVATLLLKYDLELAEGVGPLTFVNRWFTQQEGLIVNVRPRK
- a CDS encoding Endoribonuclease l-psp family protein translates to MASKLSEYGFEFHNWAGGQEGADMFGLSHAMIVPKDVRRVILSGQVGIKDDGTVPADLGEEIREAFEHVLLSLKAAGLGDDAFEHVYSVQTYEVSKDGKGIAQVLVPIARESFKNTKPAWTGVEVSALFLPSLHLEIHVEAYLPN